From a single Paramisgurnus dabryanus chromosome 17, PD_genome_1.1, whole genome shotgun sequence genomic region:
- the calm1a gene encoding calmodulin-1a has product MADQLTEEQIAEFKEAFSLFDKDGDGTITTKELGTVMRSLGQNPTEAELQDMINEVDADGNGTIDFPEFLTMMARKMKDTDSEEEIREAFRVFDKDGNGYISAAELRHVMTNLGEKLTDEEVDEMIREADIDGDGQVNYEEFVQMMTAK; this is encoded by the exons GCTGACCAACTTACCGAGGAGCAGATTGCTG AATTTAAGGAGGCGTTCTCCTTGTTTGATAAGGATGGCGATGGTACCATCACTACTAAAGAACTTGGCACGGTGATGCGATCTCTCGGACAAAATCCCACAGAGGCTGAATTGCAAGACATGATTAACGAAGTCGACGCTGATG GTAATGGAACCATTGACTTTCCTGAGTTTTTGACGATGATGGCTCGTAAAATGAAAGATACAGATAGCGAGGAGGAGATCCGCGAGGCTTTCCGAGTCTTTGACAAG GACGGGAACGGCTACATCAGCGCAGCAGAGCTTCGCCACGTCATGACGAACTTGGGCGAGAAGCTGACGGATGAAGAGGTGGACGAAATGATCAGAGAAGCTGACATCGACGGTGACGGTCAAGTCAATTATGAAG AGTTTGTACAAATGATGACGGCGAAGTGA